The genomic interval CAGTTATGTTCACCTGTGTTTCAGCAGGTGTGTTGAGCTGATTAGGTAAGATGGTTGGCCATTGGCTGTAGCTGATTGGGTCTGAGCAGGTTCAGTGTACtcgctgtccatggtgctgaagcgGATCTCTGGACACTGTTAGCAAGACataccacgtgtgtgtgtgttagcaggaGATACAGCATGTGAAATGTTACAGTATTGTACTGTTTTTACTGCTTCTTTATGGATATCAAATTGGCAGTTTTGTGCCCAGTTGGTGCCAGCAGTGAAATAAGAGTATTTTCTCATAGGCCTCCCCATGAACCTTGAAAGTAATAGAAAGAATATAGTTGTCTAGATGCTCCTCCCTGATTGGTTGAGTTCTGACCTGCAGGCGTCAGGATTGGGTGGCACGGCGGTGGCGGGTCATGACACGGAGCAGGTGGCCACCATGACCCCCATAAAAGACCGGGTCATCAAGGTGACCTTCAACGCAGACACGCATGCCAGCATGCAGTGGAACTTCCGACCGCAACAGACAGAGATTTACGTGAGTATGCAGCTGCAGAGCTCAATCCCACTAAAacaaaatctctctcacacacacacacactttaaaacaCAGCTGGACACAGACATCCCTGATGTActccaggggccatattcacaaagccttttatcttaccactaggagtactcctaaatcgcactaaaagatttggtaacactttataataactacacacaattcatcatttattaagcctttgttacttattagttaatggtttgttcatcattagtaatttcttgttcatacataattcatcatcagtaaagcatttgttcacacaattatacatggtttgttcatagtaaataagcctatccaaatatgtttgtaagaacatgatttatacttaataagtaatgaaacaacaacttataatgaaatcattttcttattataaaccagttgcaaactattacaaaatgctttgttcatcatttgtaaagcattgttcctatgttaattctcataaataaagtatttgtagacagttataaatggtttgttcatagtaaataagcctatatctaaaatatgttgttAATTAATTTAGTCAATTAGTTGTTAATACTTAATCAATTAtgcaatatacacatgcactaatgattagttagggtgaggatacatattttataaaccacttcctaatactataattcatgattaactcaggggttacaagtggttagttaatgatattttgtgagcttatctaaagtgaggactttctatgccttgcaacacattttcaaatgagttgtaaagattacattcacattcatccatttagcagacaagagacgtacacatgtcaattaaattaaaggccattgacataacagtgaaagccgggaattgaacccccaacttttcaggctgttgcatgctagtccagctccttatccactacactaccttggcccagatagaaagccctacaactatgcaagagtttctgttttcttctattaaacactgttattaaacatctgtaaactattattaaatgctgtattcttcatttgtaaagcattattcctacattaattctcatctgtaaatcatgtttacacacagttaaaaattgtttgttcatagtaaacacgcatatctatattatatttttgaattgactgttgtaataccactgggcagaggtagtgtagtggatagggagccaggttaacatgcagtaacccataaaattgggggttcaaaccccagcgtccaccaatgtggccttgccctttaatttcattgacatgtgtaagtcgctttgggtgaaagtgtcggctaaatgaataaatgcaagtataaactttataactcatttgtaaatgtgttgcaaggcataaaacgtcctcactttagatgagctcacaaaatatcattaactaaccatttgtaactcctgagttaattattaattatagtattaggaagtggtttataaaatatgtatcctcaccctaactaatcattagtgcatgtgtatgtaacaactgttaaataatggaaatattacttaatcaaaaacatattattgcatcatttattaagtattaacaataatgtataaacaaatttaagatataggcttatttactatgaacaaactatttataactgtgtgaacaaatgctttactgatgataaattagaaattactaatgatgaataaaccattaactaataagtaacaaaggcttaataaatgatgaattgtgtgtagttattataaagtgttaccgaagattttagctaggagttttctcttaaaagttattcacaaagcctttcagacctattcttagtaaggaaaaatgacaactcctaaactaagagtgagtcttcgttgctatggatgacgtcattactcatgcacgagcttgactgaagtgaccaccttgattggctgatgattgtaacgcaggaatgattccaaacacctcccttacgatgatgagtgataggtgacaggtctgagaatgcgtgcactacacaagtagtgcgaaggacggatgatgaataactgaataaaaaggcctagcctaactgaataaagcagtggtccccaaactttttcttctgagggccagctcactatgcctggcactaagagagggccagagactcggagtatatcagtaaccataaatagcttagtgctgtgaacaacaacaatctaccttagttgaatattccattacatttaatcataggctactgcaatttaataccattgttagctgtgtttatattgccatcatgccatgtaaaatgtagctcaaataaaatgaatactaataaaaagactttagcattcccaaaagtattagcagggagtcccaaaagtatatcttatttaaaatgaactctgaactctgtgtctttgcatacacagctcaagttgtgaacaagcaatatcctacaaataatttaaagttttcaaactatgagagttttatgaagtgctggcaaaaacatctggaatgaccaccattctaactttcactcacctgatgagaactttgtgaattgtgaatttggATGAACATTTGAAttagtgaataaaaaatagaaatagttATCCCaggaagtcccagaaatatgacttgaatagaggTTAGTTAGTTATAAACAatgaattgataaacttttagaatactttgagcactgatgcagtcagcataggcctcttacattgtttgcaggtaggcctacatttcattccgttttcgatggtaaacgcgaaacagcgccaaaataactaccagtggacaaaaagagtattacatgtgtactgttaagccccgccatagagaatgaatggggcaAATTACAgatgttatagtttgacgatgtcgtactcccctgcgggccagatgctatataccacagacatgttttggggggccacccaaaatgaggtggtgggCCGTATCCGGCctgcgggccgtagtttggggaccactggaataaagagtaaggcaaaacaaatagcctagtagcctaatgaaacataggcctacggattgatgcagtatctttgcaacattattaaattaatctgtcaccatatgcctacttTTGCAAAGAGAAcaatttaatttgattcacaatgaaacgttacatttaatttacatgttgacaatgagtagttttgtttgttgttggtggcattattgcatcccttttatgaatgcaaaattgttccctcgcgatgggaagctcctgttgccgcataggctacgcatttcaaaacattgcaacgtgaaatgccacaaaaagctgtttgtgaataggtcttagtgagttaggagtcctctcgacttcttttaagctgtcccagacttaggtgctacttttaggtctaaaatgcttcgtgaattacttttagtgaaaaaaattaggagtcctaaagttaggagtgacacgcccattatttttaggagcctaaattcgccacttaggagctacttttagcttaAAAATCtgtgtgaatacggccccagaacACTAgtcaaagatgtgtgtgtgtgtgtgtgtgtgtgattacccaCAATGCAGGTGGTGCCTGGAGAGACAGCTCTGGCCTTCTACAAAGCGTTTAACCCCACAGATAAGCCCGTCATCGGAATCTCCACATACAATGTGGTGCCCTTTGACGCTGGACAATACTTCAACAAAATACAGGTACTGCACCTCAAAACTTGATAAATAGGTTATCGCCCTGTCTCATTTCCCTCTGTTGTCcgttgtctgtctgtcaccttgttgtgttttgttatgttatgtgtTACACTCTATACAATGCTATAAAGTGCTATAATCTCCCACCCCCACTAAAACGGGGTGAATGGTTACAGTAGGACAATAGTAAATGCACTGTATATAAATCTAAATCTGAATgtaacaaaatgtgtgtgtgtgtgtgtgtgtgtatatatgtgtgtatatatatatatatatatatatatatatatatatatatatatatatatatatatatatatatatatattagtacTGACCCTCAATAACACACAGTTTGAGTATCTCAATAAAGTATAGATACACTACTTTAATAAAACACAGGTACACAACTCCTGCGTCGATTACCGGTATGTACAAGTTCACAATTTCAATAACAAAATGAGTGAAGGAAGTCCACCACACCAGCATTTGTACTTGTAACGTTTTGGGCATGAGCCTTCATCAGACATCAGCTACTTGTGTGGCGGACTTTCTTCACTCATTTTGTTATTTCCATTTCGTCCAGCACCCAACTTTAGAACTTGGATGTACGTGCTTTATTTGTACTCCCACAATTTCAATAGCACACAGGTACTGTACTTTAATAGAACACAGGTACTGTACTTTAATAGCACACAGGTACTGTACTTTAATAGAACACAGGTGCAGTAAAATACAGGTATGCTGCTTCAGTACAATGCAGGTAACGTACAGTATCTCAATAAAATAAGGTTTTACAGGAGCTGTACATCTACAGCACCTGGACAAAATACAGGTTTCTCAGAATACCGTCCATATCTGGCCCTGATCTGAGGGATCCcaactgagtgtgtgttgtgtgtgttgtgtgtgtgttgtgtgtgtgtgtgtgtgtgtgtgtgtgtgtgtgtgtgtgtttcctacaGTGTTTCTGCTTTGAGGAGCAGAGATTGAACCCCAAAGAGGAGGTGGACATGCCCGTGTTCTTCTACATCGACCCAGAGTTCGATGAAGACCCCCGTATGGCACGCGTCGACACcatcacactctcatacacctTCTTCGAGGCGAAGGAGGGGCAGCAGTTACCTCTGCCGGGGTACAGCTAAAGACTCTGCCGGGGTACAGCTAAAGACTCTGCCGGGGTACAGCTAAAGACTCTGCCGGGGTACAGCTAAAGACTCTGCCGGGGTACAGCTAAAGACTCTGCCGGGGTACAGCCCCACCTTGTCAATCATCGTTTCATGCTGTATTTAATGGAAACGGGGAGGAGAGACATTGCTGTTAAAATTGAGACAGTGGTGCCGTGGTCCACACCCTGAAATTCTTGATGCAACCCTGCCCCCTGGTGGCCTCTTTGTGTAACACTCATGGTGTGCAGTTTGACTGAAAGCCCCATGTGACTGAAGAAGAAGCTCATAAGGGAAGTataaaatgattacagctcagTACTGGTATCCCAAACCTTTTCGCTCTGATGGGGTTGACATTCACCCATCACAACTCATGGCTCTCTATAGTGACCTAGTCGTGAGAGAAAAACACCTCAATGACTGTGCAGATCAGATAGCTGCTGAGTCTGACTATATCTGTAATTATGTACAGAAGAATTGTTAGTGTAATAGCTTCTTATATCGTTATTTGTCATTTACTGTTGACCCACTCACTGGTGGCAAATAAAAATGACCATTAAATTAAATAATCGGCTTGATGTGCAGGGTAGATATACAGCCATCTAATAATCATCTGGATGAATAtcataataaatatattcaaaATACCTGTCTCAATTTTGAAGTATACCCTGTTATctatatatgtatttattttagaATATATAGACAGCTGCCTTGTGCGATGGATGCATTGGTTTATCTCTGTTAGAGAGCACATACAATAATGACGTCTTGTTGACCACTAGAGGTCAGCAGTCTATTTGAAAGCATCGAACTTGCAGCAGAAAACAGTTGACCATTTTAAACGAATTCCAGGTTGCATATATCTTTGTGCTGTCTGAAATCAGCGTATGTGGAAAAGCATAATGATTTATGAAGAGCTACTCTGTTTTGGGCGCTC from Alosa sapidissima isolate fAloSap1 chromosome 3, fAloSap1.pri, whole genome shotgun sequence carries:
- the LOC121706103 gene encoding cytochrome c oxidase assembly protein COX11, mitochondrial isoform X2, coding for MLLPLLLRECCSRHGLQVASSVRSCIRTPDWRELHSLRGPSLLRGQGRGPLDSFTEAFLLRRAPSRLHLQSRGAKGRKNYRQAQEEEWRQRNKTVLTYIAAAGVGMIGMAYAAVPLYRLYCQASGLGGTAVAGHDTEQVATMTPIKDRVIKVTFNADTHASMQWNFRPQQTEIYVVPGETALAFYKAFNPTDKPVIGISTYNVVPFDAGQYFNKIQCFCFEEQRLNPKEEVDMPVFFYIDPEFDEDPRMARVDTITLSYTFFEAKEGQQLPLPGYS
- the LOC121706103 gene encoding cytochrome c oxidase assembly protein COX11, mitochondrial isoform X1; the encoded protein is MLLPLLLRECCSRHGLQVASSVRSCIRTPDWRELHSLRGPSLLRGQGRGPLDSFTEAFLLRRAPSRLHLQSRGAKGRKNYRQAQEEEWRQRNKTVLTYIAAAGVGMIGMAYAAVPLYRLYCQASGLGGTAVAGHDTEQVATMTPIKDRVIKVTFNADTHASMQWNFRPQQTEIYVVPGETALAFYKAFNPTDKPVIGISTYNVVPFDAGQYFNKIQCFCFEEQRLNPKEEVDMPVFFYIDPEFDEDPRMARVDTITLSYTFFEAKEGQQLPLPGYS